From a single Botrytis cinerea B05.10 chromosome 4, complete sequence genomic region:
- the Bcfmt1 gene encoding Bcfmt1, whose protein sequence is MKLKARTSLAVLGRIVHPSKPFSIHGFHSRLFTINSSSKTPRVSAPLRILFCGSDEFSCESLRSLVAEKRSDPKGIASIDVLVRPGKKTGRGMKEIREVPLKKLAKELNLRIHERDTFTGWDLPKPNGEPINLVVAVSFGLFVPPRILNSAEYGGINVHPSLLPQYRGSAPLHHTIMNGDTITGVSLQTLDPHKFDHGAILSQEGFPIPQSQTIKYQGLLDLVTPKAASLLAKGIRDRVFISPEPDQGLKLAHKVKPIDRFIDFEEGLSINVERKFRALGRLWCYTRTWWSGKNKKRTMFEDFEVVPMPKQTGVIPDQVLLTLPKWEYFCTRVYEDPTHPGSIIIPTVEQGVGLRVKHILVEGQVVGSAIDAMHRVSAFTKNPGDDKDLFIAVALTDTSEDGKQLVLRDVKGTEYAARHLVIPKVLRINRARHIDPTPKNPSPLD, encoded by the exons ATGAAGCTCAAAGCCAGAACATCTCTAGCTGTACTGGGACGGATTGTACATCCATCGAAGCCATTCTCAATCCATGGATTCCATTCTCGACTTTTTACAATCAATAGTAGCTCCAAAACTCCAAGGGTTTCGGCGCCTCTAAGAATCTTGTTCTGTGGTTCTGATGAGTTTAGTTGCGAATCTCTTCGTTCCTTGGTGGCAGAGAAGAGGTCAGACCCAAAAGGAATCGCTTCTATTGATGTTCTCGTTCGGCCAGGTAAAAAAACTGGAAGGGGCATGAAAGAGATTCGTGAAG TACCACTGAAGAAATTGGCCAAAGAATTGAATCTCCGCATACATGAGAGAGATACATTCACCGGATGGGAT CTACCAAAACCAAATGGAGAACCAATCAATCTTGTCGTAGCAGTTTCGTTTGGCCTCTTCGTACCACCGCGCATTCTAAACAGTGCTGAATACGGCGGAATTAATGTTCATCCTTCACTTCTACCACA ATATCGAGGATCTGCTCCACTCCACCATACTATCATGAATGGAGACACGATTACTGGTGTCTCACTTCAAACTTTAGATCCACACAAATTTGATCATGGCGCCATTCTCTCTCAAGAAGGTTTCCCCATCCCACAATCTCAAACGATAAAGTATCAAGGTCTGCTGGACTTGGTCACACCCAAGGCGGCGAGTTTGCTTGCAAAGGGTATCAGAGATCGAGTCTTCATAAGCCCAGAACCAGACCAAGGACTCAAACTTGCACACAAGGTCAAACCAATTGATAGATTCATTGATTTTGAGGAGGGATTATCCATCAACGTTGAACGAAAGTTCCGAGCACTGGGACGACTTTGGTGCTATACACGTACTTGGTGGTCTggcaagaacaaaaaaaggACAatgtttgaagattttgaggttGTACCAATGCCAAAGCAAACTGGCGTGATTCCAGACCAGGTGCTTTTGACATTACCAAAATGGGAGTACTTCTGTACTCGGGTGTATGAGGATCCTACTCACCCAGGGTCTATTATCATTCCCACGGTTGAACAAGGTGTAGGGCTTCGAGTTAAACATATCCTCGTAGAAGGTCAGGTGGTGGGCTCAGCCATTGATGCTATGCATAGAGTATCAGCTTTCACCAAAAATCCAGGCGATGACAAGGATTTGTTCATAGCTGTAGCATTGACAGATACGTCGGAGGATGGTAAACAATTAGTTTTGCGTGATGTTAAAGGCACCGAGTATGCAGCGAGGCACCTGGTCATCCCGAAGGTGCTCAGGATCAACAGGGCGCGCCACATTGACCCTACCCCCAAGAATCCAAGCCCTCTGGATTGA